Within the Eucalyptus grandis isolate ANBG69807.140 chromosome 1, ASM1654582v1, whole genome shotgun sequence genome, the region CATGTGTATCTTTTTTTTATAGCAGATAGCACAGAACCAAAAAGTCCCGGAAAAACACCATACTGCCCAACGTCTTAAGGATAAGGCTTAACAGATTATGAGAAACCTGCCAAAAGTACCCAGGGAAAACACAGAGAAGAACGGGACATTACTTGAAATTCTAGAGCAATTTCTACCACTCTAATTAATTTTCAGCGTGGAGACAAAGCCATTTAATTTCTCTATTGCGCACTGAGATTACCAATAGATGTGAATCCTAAAGTTCAACTGCTTGAACAAGATATTGTAAGCAGACTGACTAAAGTGGGTGTTTTAATGAGCAAATTTGAGAGAAACCAACAAATAGCTATGAAAATCCATTAGTTGCTCACCCTGAATAAATAACCAGACCAACTGCAACAGCAGCAAAGGCCACAAAATACATCCAGTCGACCTGTAAACAgatcaaatgaaaatgaaaatgaaaatcaacacAAAGAGGCGTAGACAAAGTCCAAATCCCAATCATGCCAATTATCCTGCAAATTAACCTTCTCATGGTAAGCAAAGATGCGGATTAAGACAGCCCACATGTCTGAGGTCAATAGAGATAGGTTGAGCATTGTAGACCCATTTCTCtgcaaaggaagaaaaaccTATGAATCTCACGTTTCAAGCAAGTGAAAAACTGCACTACCAGAAAAGGAAGTTTCTTGAATTCAAACCTTCAGCAAAATTGGGACAAATGAGTAAAAAAGGAACATCGCCAGTGAAAATCCCACGAAAGGTAGTGTCTGCACCAATTAAAATAGTCATAAAAGAGAGGGAGTACAGGTTCTAGTCAGCAAACAGCATATAAGCATATCAGTGAAGTTTTAAGCATGCTAATCTTTGCTGAATCCCACCAATAAAATAACTCCGATACTTAATAATAGGCTTTATACAGAGGCAACTCCAAAAAACTGATGAAGTGAatataatttttacattttaaacTTACAAGTTGACTTAAGTTTGTTGATTATCTGATGAAAGATTAGCACATACAAAGCTGAAATGAGAAAATCCCCTGAAAATTTTTCCATGAGCATATTTTCTAAATATCCCAGCTCTTACTCTCTTTCTTtgattggcataattgaaaaaagTTTGCAATGAGACTTGCTTAAGTGAAAAACATATATCTGAACAAAATATAACAGACAGTTGACAATTAAATGCTTGATTCTTAATTAAGAGCAACAACAGTCGTCTCAAGTTTTTCTGTATCCAAAGTTCTGCAAACAGtgcaagaataaaatttaagtGGTCATGGAAAAGCCCACTGATTCACATTCAAGTGATTTATCATTTCCTGCTTCTTGCGTCGAGCTATTCAGAAGATCTCTGAGTCATTGAATTGTATTAAAGATGAAATAGTTCGAAGCTAGTTACATTTCAGCTAGGCAGCTTCTAAACTTATTTACAAGTACAAGTCAATTTAAAGTCCTGAAGAGAGTGCACGTGCAGATGGCAACTCTGTACTGGTGTTTGTGCTCGTGCACATACATACACATTGATATTTATTAGATACATAGTGGATATACATGTATGATACGAATGTTTAGATATATGCATGGTGTGTGTTGGGGGGGGGGAAGGGGAAGTGAGCCTTACTACTCCAGCTGTCCAATGAATAGATTTGAGTGCATTGCGCTCAAAAATGCTTCTGTATGAAGATTAAGGAAAATTTGGAGAATAGGTCAACACCAAAAGCATTTTCCATCACACATGGAGATGAGACCACTTTGAGTTATTGCAAAAAGCAAAGGTAACACTATGCAAGTCCTATCTGGAATAAGTACATATAGAACAGGCTAAATCAGATGCACGACATTTGCCTGTGaaacaacaaatgaaatcaGACCAATGAAAATGATTGATCTCATGAAAATATAGGCATTTATTCTGTATATCAGATAAAGAAGACCTAAAAGAAGGATACACTTGTATAGCACTAATAATGGCACCAAAAAGTCCAAGCATTGACATTAGTTCCACTCTGTCAGCATTCTTCACAAGATATTCCTGTCAACAGAGAGAAAATCAACTCATCGATACCAAAATAATATATCAATTATCCACagtaagagaaaaagaagcaaaaaaatctCTTGCAACAAACACCTCAAGCTCGCAGTACAGCCAACTTAATAAGTTGGGGGAAAACTATCACTGACAGAACTTCTCTACACTGACCAGACCTTTCTTCTGACTAACAACACCATTAAGTATGGTCTGATTCAACTTTTAGCGATGTCTCTTTGGTACTTCGATTATGATGAGATAAATGATGCATGTGTTTTCTAGTCCTGGACtcaataaaaacttgaaaatacctGCTACACATAAAGAAAACACGTGTGGTAATGACATAAATCCTACCTTCAAAATTTCCTTCACCTATAAAGTTGTGCTACTATACTGAAGGTAAAATAAGGTTTTACAATTCTGTTTCTTTCCAATTTTACCTCtagataaattataaataagaaTGCAACAAACGGGCTCTACATCACCTAAGACATGATACCACAAGCTTGCTTCATGCATAAGACCATTCAAAAAGGCGAACCGGAAATATTTATAAGAACAGAAACCAAAAGAAGATATGACTTTGCATACCTCACTGACATTACTGACAGCATAGAGTGTTGCCCCAGCAATAATTAGTGCATCACCTTTCCGAGGGTTGCTTCCAGCTAAGAAAGATAACAGATGCATATAATGGGATAATTTCACTCAATCAGAtgtaataaatttgaattatgaCACTTGAATAGAAGAATTTCTAGTATGCAATAAAGAGACTAGTGCAAAATCATTTACTTTTGCTACCATATCCATGATTCTATATATTAGCAACTATTACAAATTAGCAGCTTTAGCTGCGCATTCTTTCCCCTCTAAACAATCTTTCTTGGACAAAGTTACCATACTTTCATTGCTAAGAAACTCCAACAatggaatatatatatgtgaataGAAACATGAAGATCACATGCCATAGAAATATATTAACATAAGAAGCATCACAAAAATGGCTGTTCAACAAAGACCATACATTTGACAAATCGATTTGTAGTAGCATGAGAATTTCTAAGAACAGCAATCAACAGAAGACAAATAAAGGAGAAAGCTAATAATAGTTGTGGGACACAGAGTAGAGTATCAACAGGTCGTGCACTTGATTACATTGAGGCAGACATCTGTCAAGTACCTGATCTATCGCCAGCATGAACATCTGAAAAGACAACCATAACAAGGCCAGCAACGCAAACAAGAACACCAGCTATTTTCTTGAATCTGTACTTTGTGCTCAAGAAAAGCCAAGTAAGAAGCATGACCGATGGGATTGACCAACAATCCAGAAGCATGACACTTGTTATGGATGTGTACTGATAGGCCTTCACCACTGTGAGTATAGGGAGCATTAGACAAATAAATAAGGTACAATATAAAGATCAAATGTCAACAGCAGAGACATGATTAGACCTGGTAGCACAGCCTGTTCAAGCCCCATTTATTGGTAGGTTTCATGTGAGGTTTGCTGTTTATCTATTTTAATAAAGGAACTCGGCtggtttttttgttcttttgttaatacgttatttcttaaaaaaaaaattacacaataATTAACAAAAGCAGAGTCATAGAGACATGATCTCTAAAACGTCTAGCTATTAGTAGATTATTCAGAAGGAAATGCTAAGAGGAGTACCTGACTTGTGTACATCATTGCTCAGATCTTATATTCTCAGGGCAGTTTATAAGAAACAATTAATCGTATTGTGAATGTAGGAGCTCATGCCAGTAAAAAGAGCAGCCTAATTGAATGGCGCATCCACAGTTTCAGGATTTTGATTGGTCATTCAATTATAACCTGGAGCTCAGGTCAACTAAAGAAAGATATGGACATTGAATCAAAGCATTCTGGCATTTTATTATGAACAAGGAAGCAACAATATAGAGGGCAAAAGGATGTGATTGATCCAAATAGGGCAGCAACCATACTAATGGTATAAGACTTGCTTCAGTTGTTGGAAAAGTCTCAATCACCAGAAAGCTTGAAGAAGGCCATTTACTGACAATGGATTTTAATGGATTGAGAATCAGATGCTATGAGTATAAAACAACCCGGCCGTCTGTTGACCATGGATTTTAACAGACAAAAAGTTTATATGAACAGTCAACAATACAAACAAAAGATATAGGAGCGAGAACGTAGATTTTGTGCTATTATCATGGGACCTTCTACAAACTGAAAGACACTCACCAAGAAAATTGGCCTCCACATCCACCACTCCAAGAATAACATAGTAGTACCACTTCGCCTGCACCAGTTTTAAGAATTAAGTTGAACTCGCATGAACGGAGTGATTGAAAAAGATACACAGGAAGAAAGCAAAATCAGCCGAAACAGAAGTgcacaaaatcaatcaaaatatctGGAACTTGTCTCTTCTTAATTCTAGCTTCCACCAGTAAACAATTGATTACTAGAGATAccttaaaatattatctaaatagATACTCCAATATAATACTATGAAGGTTCGGAGAACATCTTCAATATCTTGTTCAAGAGATCTGCCTCTTTAGAATATCCCCCACCTCTCGACAGCCTTCACATTGCTGCTCTCATGAAAACCCAATTTAGAACTGTTGCATGTTCATATTGAGTTCTAGAAGTACAACGTTTGCTATATAACCAAGAAAAACATATGATGCAAAACACCAGACAATCATAGGCCTTTTCTCAACTGTGAACTTTTGTGGGACCAATACCAagtgttctaaaagcttaaactatcGAAAAAAAGACATGatttattgtttaaatattctaacactccacCCCCCTTCTTCTCCCCTCGCAACACTCCCACTCGTAGGTTGGCCTTTGACCTAAGACTAAATTATGGAAATATATAATTAAGAAGACAAATGGGATGTAGACTAATTTTAACTTGGGACCTCCTGCTCCAATACTATAAAAAGTTTTGTAGAACCACTGCCAACCATtcgaaaaatttaattttttaatagaggtggtgtttaataaataaatattcgaACATCAACACCTTCGACGTCATGAAAGATTTTGTTTGAGTCTGTCTTGATCGCCCTATAAGGATGTCTTTCTTTTCTAAGGCTTCGTTTCCTCTAAAATCAGCATTAGACTCATCTAGCTGCCATTTTTAGGTTCTCTTGGCAatgttaaaaaatgaaatacagGAAAAATAGTAATAAGCATCCCTGTGAACAAGAATATCAGACCATACATGACATTTTACTGCTCCTCCTATAGAAGTCTAAATCATATTCTTTctattttatgacaaaaaatcaCTAGTCACCAAACGTTTTGGTGAAAAGTCTTCGAGAGGTTAAT harbors:
- the LOC104443408 gene encoding solute carrier family 35 member F1 isoform X2, which translates into the protein MGFSWKEFCTKKTLVGLVLGQFLSLLITSTGFSSSELSKKGINAPTSQSALNYVLLAIVYGSLMLYRGQPLKAKWYYYVILGVVDVEANFLVVKAYQYTSITSVMLLDCWSIPSVMLLTWLFLSTKYRFKKIAGVLVCVAGLVMVVFSDVHAGDRSAGSNPRKGDALIIAGATLYAVSNVSEEYLVKNADRVELMSMLGLFGAIISAIQTLPFVGFSLAMFLFYSFVPILLKRNGSTMLNLSLLTSDMWAVLIRIFAYHEKVDWMYFVAFAAVAVGLVIYSGGDREDDQKRADVADENVERSKRFDEEACSVKTEVTRNNEVTSGSSSAWKNQGNTEIAS
- the LOC104443408 gene encoding solute carrier family 35 member F1 isoform X1, yielding MGFSWKEFCTKKTLVGLVLGQFLSLLITSTGFSSSELSKKGINAPTSQSALNYVLLAIVYGSLMLYRGQPLKAKWYYYVILGVVDVEANFLVVKAYQYTSITSVMLLDCWSIPSVMLLTWLFLSTKYRFKKIAGVLVCVAGLVMVVFSDVHAGDRSAGSNPRKGDALIIAGATLYAVSNVSEEYLVKNADRVELMSMLGLFGAIISAIQVSIFERNALKSIHWTAGVTLPFVGFSLAMFLFYSFVPILLKRNGSTMLNLSLLTSDMWAVLIRIFAYHEKVDWMYFVAFAAVAVGLVIYSGGDREDDQKRADVADENVERSKRFDEEACSVKTEVTRNNEVTSGSSSAWKNQGNTEIAS